The genome window CCGAACATTTGGTTGATTTGCCATTGTTGTGCAATCGACAACAGGTTGTTAACCACCCAATACAACACCAGACCAGCAGGGAAGAAGAAGAACATGATCGAAAATACGATCGGCATGTACATCATTACCTTGGCCTGAATTGGATCTGGTGGCGTTGGGTTAAGTTTGGTTTGAACAAACATCGATGCCGCCATGATCACCGGCAAGATGTAATAAGGGTCTGGAACCGATAGGTCATGAATCCACAAAACCCAAGGCGCGCCGCGCATTTCAACAGAAGAGAGAAGCACCCAGTACAGGGAAATAAATACAGGGATCTGAATTAATACTGGCAAACAACCGCCCAACGGATTGATCTTTTCTTTCCGGTACATCTCCATCATGGCTTGATTGAGTTTTTGTGGCTCGCCTTTGTATTGCTCTTTCATAGCCACTAAGCGTGGTTGTACTTCTTTCATACGCGCCATGGATTTATAGCTAGCAGCGGAGAGCGGGAAGAACACCAACTTAATCAGGATTGTTAGCAGAATAATTGCCCATCCCCAGTTACCAACGTAACCATGAATCTTTTCTAGCAACCAGAAAATAGGTTTTGCCAGAATGGTGAGATAGCCGTAATCTTTTAATAATTCAAAGCCAGGGGCAATCGTTTCTAAAACCTTTTCTTCTTGTGGACCAACGAAGAGTTGTGCTTTTTCAGTAACTACGGCGCCTTGCGCAACAACGCCCAGCGGGGTCTGCATACCAATTCGGTATAAGCCGTTATCAATCTTTCCGGCGTAGATATCGCGAGCAAACTTATCCCCAGGAATCCATGCGCTCGCAAAATAATGTT of Polynucleobacter sp. AP-Titi-500A-B4 contains these proteins:
- the yidC gene encoding membrane protein insertase YidC gives rise to the protein MDFKKTILWAVFSLSGLMLYNNWQVHEGKPSMFGGAPAVTPATTDKTAPAGKVDVPAQISGSSTAAAPATNIGSVEGAEKFVLQNDVLVLEISASGANVIDAKLLKALTEEQKPVELFQYTPNHKYFARSGLITLNNNDLPNHTSTFKLVQSGKDGSGRPFIVLASERSGVKLEKTFILNPGSYVVDVGHRVTQSTANPNPLVLYTEIVRDGTQEQKIGPFDGAFSASTFTGPAAYTDKEKFNKLEFTAIDKNKITIPTQVPAGDPAWIAMVQHYFASAWIPGDKFARDIYAGKIDNGLYRIGMQTPLGVVAQGAVVTEKAQLFVGPQEEKVLETIAPGFELLKDYGYLTILAKPIFWLLEKIHGYVGNWGWAIILLTILIKLVFFPLSAASYKSMARMKEVQPRLVAMKEQYKGEPQKLNQAMMEMYRKEKINPLGGCLPVLIQIPVFISLYWVLLSSVEMRGAPWVLWIHDLSVPDPYYILPVIMAASMFVQTKLNPTPPDPIQAKVMMYMPIVFSIMFFFFPAGLVLYWVVNNLLSIAQQWQINQMFGKKEAK